Sequence from the Panicum virgatum strain AP13 chromosome 5N, P.virgatum_v5, whole genome shotgun sequence genome:
AATAAAAGCTTTAATCAGGGATATAATTTTTGAGTGATCGAGTTCTGAAAATTGTTGGTTAATGGATTTTTTATGATAATCATAGGCACATCTATGCTATACTactaaagaaaatattttttggtcTGGATAAAACAATACGTAGCCAGCTGTTCTTTTAACGACAGTCTACTGGCATATTGCATCTCCTATTGTGAAGCATAGGCCATGTTTACGACACCAATCCAAGTGGAGTTGAAACGAACTGTACACAGCTGAATGAAATATTCCACAAACTTGCAGCAGAAGTGTGGATTATACATGTCTTTTGTAGTTTTGTGGGATATGCATCCGAATTTCTATATTGCTCATCCACACCACGAGAAAACCAGGATAGAAACGCTCGATCCACTAGTCCCTTTCCTCTCAATATGGGGCATCGTCGCCGTCCACCTGCCGGCAGCGAAGCCCCTTCACATCCTTCTTCCAGAacacatcttcatcatcatggcTCCCGCTGGCGACATCGGCTTCTTCCACACCTTGGTGCCTACCTCGCCGGCATGCTCCCTTCAAAGCACGGCCGACCTTCTTCTTGACCATCTGCGATCTCGACCGGAGGTGCAGCGCGGCCATCACCGGCACCACCTTCTTGATTCTCCTTGCCAGCGTCGTCACagacggcgggggcggcgcggggatGTCCAGCTGGCGGCCGATGACGTACCCGAACGGAAGCTTCCGCACGATCTTCACGGGGGAGGCTGGGGGACGGCGTTCGATGCTTCCGGTAGGGAAGATGGGCGGCGGGCTGAGGCGAAACGATGGGGGCTCCAATTCGTCGACGTCCGTAGAGGAGGAGCGCAGCTCGGAGCTGTTCGCGGACACGAACGTCGTCTCTGTATCGCTCAGCTCGTCGCGGCCACCATCCTTCTTGTTGGTGGGCTCCTCCTTCTTGGCACCCCAAGACAGCGATCTCAAAGCTCGGGAGATGCGCCGTCGGTGGTTCAAGGGCAGTAGTAGCTTCGTTACCTTGTTGTCGATCTTCTTGCGTGATTCCTCCCCGCCGCTtggggccatggcggagcgatGCGACCCATCGTCGGAGCTTTCGATGGCGTAGACACAGGCAGGGGACGAGAAGGTGCGTACCCAGACAGACCTCTGCATCCTCTcgctctccctcttcctctctcccaGTCTAGATTTCTGAATGGACGGCAACGGGAGGAGATGCGATACTGTTCCGTGAAGGCTATATTGATATGGATGATGGAGAAGGTAGACAAAATACAACAGATTTAAACAGATCGACTCTAGTATATCTTAGTAGCATATTGGTGGATATGTGGACTTAAATAAAATAGAAGAAGCCCGATTTGATTTTCTGTCAGATGAGGAAATATACTCAGCAGTAATAATATGTTAATTGATAAAGCCTGGCATTTATTTGGTTCAAAAAACGGTGGTGCCTGATATGGTACAGATATATTGGGAAATATTCCATAGTAAATGGTATCCATTTGGAGAAGATA
This genomic interval carries:
- the LOC120676836 gene encoding uncharacterized protein LOC120676836 gives rise to the protein MQRSVWVRTFSSPACVYAIESSDDGSHRSAMAPSGGEESRKKIDNKVTKLLLPLNHRRRISRALRSLSWGAKKEEPTNKKDGGRDELSDTETTFVSANSSELRSSSTDVDELEPPSFRLSPPPIFPTGSIERRPPASPVKIVRKLPFGYVIGRQLDIPAPPPPSVTTLARRIKKVVPVMAALHLRSRSQMVKKKVGRALKGACRRGRHQGVEEADVASGSHDDEDVFWKKDVKGLRCRQVDGDDAPY